A section of the Microbacterium forte genome encodes:
- a CDS encoding helix-turn-helix transcriptional regulator, whose product MSDTTSRALALLNLLQTHRHWPGTELASRLGVTERTVRRDVDRLRELGYRVESTPGAAGGYRLEAGSAVPPLLLTDDEAVTMAIGLRVAATQQLVGGAEVTLTALAKLEQVLPSALRQRVNALAAAVQPPRIGDAPVVSPIVLGEIALATRDHERVRMRYVDGAGAESVRRVEPHALAPSGRKWFLLCWDLDRDDWRTFRVDRIVSVEHTRVLFTRREISTEEIDERVLIAASWSPQKIEADAVMQLPFPEMQDMFGPWSEGATPEGENRTRWPFGGSDWREAMYALLWIPQGVEYTTSFPEPHRAELRESVQRLLRALDAPAPDPRD is encoded by the coding sequence ATGTCCGACACCACCTCCAGAGCCCTCGCCCTGCTCAATCTGCTGCAGACGCACAGGCACTGGCCCGGCACGGAACTGGCGAGCAGGCTCGGCGTCACCGAGCGCACGGTGCGCCGCGACGTCGATCGGCTGCGAGAGCTCGGATACCGCGTGGAGTCGACGCCCGGAGCGGCCGGCGGATACCGCCTCGAGGCCGGCAGTGCCGTGCCCCCGCTGTTGCTCACCGATGACGAGGCGGTGACGATGGCGATCGGTCTTCGCGTCGCCGCGACGCAGCAGCTGGTGGGCGGTGCCGAGGTGACGCTGACGGCACTTGCGAAGCTCGAGCAGGTGCTGCCGTCGGCGCTGCGTCAGCGGGTCAATGCGCTCGCCGCCGCCGTGCAGCCACCGCGCATCGGCGACGCCCCGGTGGTCTCGCCCATCGTGCTGGGGGAGATCGCTCTCGCGACCCGAGACCACGAGCGTGTGCGGATGCGCTACGTCGACGGAGCGGGTGCCGAGAGCGTGCGTCGGGTCGAGCCGCACGCGCTCGCTCCCTCGGGCCGCAAATGGTTCCTGCTGTGCTGGGATCTCGACCGCGATGACTGGAGGACCTTCCGCGTCGACCGGATCGTCTCGGTCGAGCACACCAGGGTGCTGTTCACACGACGCGAGATCTCGACCGAGGAGATCGACGAGCGGGTGCTCATCGCCGCGTCGTGGTCGCCGCAGAAGATCGAGGCGGATGCCGTGATGCAGCTGCCGTTCCCCGAGATGCAGGACATGTTCGGGCCCTGGTCCGAGGGCGCGACTCCCGAGGGTGAGAATCGCACGCGCTGGCCCTTCGGCGGCTCGGACTGGCGCGAGGCGATGTACGCGCTGCTCTGGATCCCCCAGGGCGTCGAGTACACGACCAGCTTCCCCGAGCCGCATCGCGCCGAGCTGCGGGAGTCGGTGCAGCGGCTTCTGCGGGCGCTCGATGCGCCGGCTCCCGATCCGCGCGACTAA
- a CDS encoding ABC transporter permease → MTTRTDTLVRANLMRDTRNVLTRELKPVLRDPFTLIFSLLQPLVFLGLFAPLLIGGSGRPAGETLAWFVPGVLVMIVLFGTGATGSNLQYEMMTGSHERTLVAPLARSSLLVGRALKEIAPIVVQALIIVLIAWPFGFAINLPGLFIGLALLAVFGVGLGSLSYSLALATKDREWLFWGVQQSLIFPLLILSGMLLPLDDGPAWMRAVASVNPVNWVVQAERALFAGDLGDPTVLWGWVSALAVAVVGLVVGVRAIRRSS, encoded by the coding sequence ATGACCACCAGGACCGACACCCTCGTGCGCGCGAATCTCATGCGCGACACCAGGAACGTGTTGACCCGCGAGCTCAAGCCGGTGCTGCGCGACCCGTTCACCCTGATCTTCAGCCTGCTGCAGCCGCTCGTGTTCCTCGGCCTGTTCGCGCCGCTCCTCATCGGCGGGTCCGGCCGACCGGCCGGAGAGACCCTCGCCTGGTTCGTGCCCGGCGTGCTCGTGATGATCGTGCTGTTCGGCACCGGCGCCACGGGCTCGAACCTGCAGTACGAGATGATGACCGGCTCGCACGAGCGCACGCTGGTCGCACCGCTCGCGCGCTCATCGCTGCTCGTGGGTCGTGCGCTCAAGGAGATCGCGCCGATCGTGGTACAGGCTCTGATCATCGTGCTGATCGCGTGGCCGTTCGGGTTCGCGATCAACCTGCCGGGCCTGTTCATCGGGCTCGCGCTGCTCGCGGTCTTCGGCGTCGGACTCGGTTCGCTGTCGTACTCGCTGGCGTTGGCCACCAAAGACCGCGAGTGGCTGTTCTGGGGAGTGCAGCAGTCGCTGATCTTCCCGTTGCTGATCCTGTCGGGCATGCTGCTGCCTCTCGACGACGGCCCCGCCTGGATGCGGGCGGTCGCATCGGTCAACCCGGTCAACTGGGTGGTGCAGGCCGAGCGCGCGCTGTTCGCGGGCGACCTGGGCGATCCGACCGTGCTGTGGGGGTGGGTCTCGGCGCTGGCGGTGGCGGTCGTCGGACTCGTGGTGGGAGTACGGGCTATCCGTCGCAGCAGCTGA
- a CDS encoding ATP-binding cassette domain-containing protein yields MSNESIIETEGLTKVFTVKKTSVEAVTDLSFTAVRGELVAFLGPNGAGKSTSLRMLTTLIPPTSGTARVVGHDIRTDAAGVRARIGYVGQLTSGSFSQRVRDELLSQGAFYGMSRRDSIRRADELIESLDLSSFAARTVQQLSGGQKRRLDIALGLMHAPPLIFLDEPSTGLDPQSRANLWEHILDLRTQHGTTVFLTTHYLEEADRYAERVMVMDKGRIIADDDAAALKATLAGDVLTFGFANDADAANARPAVARLSGAEVSLDDDSLTLAVPDGDRLLPVIVRELDAAGILVRRATGVPPTLDDVFLALTGRTLREAGEGTADASESDAATGVENDKTGVRS; encoded by the coding sequence ATGTCGAACGAATCCATCATCGAAACCGAAGGCCTCACCAAGGTCTTCACCGTCAAGAAGACGTCGGTCGAAGCGGTCACCGACCTCTCCTTCACTGCGGTGCGCGGCGAGCTCGTCGCGTTCCTCGGCCCGAACGGCGCGGGCAAGTCGACGAGCCTGCGGATGCTGACGACGCTCATCCCGCCGACGTCGGGGACCGCCCGCGTCGTCGGCCACGACATCCGCACGGATGCGGCCGGAGTTCGCGCACGCATCGGCTACGTCGGTCAGCTCACGAGCGGCAGCTTCTCGCAGCGGGTGCGCGATGAGCTGCTCAGCCAGGGCGCGTTCTACGGCATGAGCCGGCGCGACAGCATCCGTCGCGCCGATGAGCTGATCGAGTCCCTCGATCTCTCCTCGTTCGCGGCCCGCACGGTGCAGCAGCTCAGCGGAGGTCAGAAGCGCCGGCTCGACATCGCGCTCGGTCTCATGCACGCGCCGCCGCTGATCTTCTTGGACGAGCCGTCGACCGGTCTCGACCCGCAGAGCAGGGCCAATCTGTGGGAGCACATCCTCGACCTGCGCACCCAGCACGGCACGACCGTCTTCCTGACCACGCACTATCTCGAAGAGGCCGACCGCTACGCCGAGCGGGTGATGGTCATGGACAAGGGCCGCATCATCGCCGACGACGACGCGGCAGCGCTGAAGGCGACGCTCGCCGGCGACGTGCTCACCTTCGGCTTCGCGAACGATGCGGATGCCGCGAACGCACGCCCGGCCGTCGCTCGCCTCAGCGGGGCCGAGGTGTCGCTCGACGACGACTCGCTGACGCTGGCCGTGCCCGACGGCGACCGACTGCTGCCGGTGATCGTGCGCGAGCTGGATGCCGCCGGCATCCTGGTGCGTCGGGCGACCGGCGTCCCACCCACCCTCGACGACGTCTTCCTCGCTCTGACCGGGCGCACGCTGCGCGAAGCGGGCGAAGGCACCGCCGATGCATCCGAGTCCGATGCCGCAACCGGGGTCGAGAACGACAAGACAGGAGTCCGCTCATGA
- a CDS encoding MFS transporter, whose translation MTSLTNPLARSDKRAWIMLIVLTMLTVIGMTVVLPVLPFVVLQYVSHEGDLAIWVGVLEAVNGLCAFLVAPFLGRLSDRFGRRPVIIAAAFGAAFAMTLFGIGGAIWVLVLARVIQGVTAGDLPALFAYLADITPPEKRAQRFGLLGALSGIGMMIGPAIGGLLAAVSLQLPVFLTAAVALTIAILSIFLLPESLKPENRIERISIREIQPFGVFTEAFGRKELRGLMIGFGLLALPFGFFVNNFSVLALDSISWGPTQIGLLTAGVGIIDILIQGVLLGILLPRIGERGVIISGIVAQTIGLVGLAVVASVFAQPWVFIVGALMLAAGQGAATAALDGAMSNAVGDDEQGWLGGATQSLNAAMNTAAPLIAGALYVTVSHAAPYWLGAALMVVAAIVVGRAHIANIAKRDAGEQPSAGTANRVPLEAVDTVG comes from the coding sequence GTGACTTCACTAACGAACCCGCTCGCGCGCAGCGACAAGCGCGCCTGGATCATGCTCATCGTGCTGACGATGCTCACCGTCATCGGGATGACCGTCGTGCTCCCCGTCCTTCCTTTCGTCGTGCTGCAATACGTCTCGCACGAGGGCGATCTCGCGATCTGGGTCGGTGTGCTCGAAGCCGTCAACGGCCTGTGCGCCTTCCTGGTAGCCCCCTTCCTCGGTCGCCTCTCCGACCGCTTCGGTCGACGCCCGGTGATCATCGCCGCCGCGTTCGGAGCGGCGTTCGCGATGACCCTCTTCGGCATCGGCGGTGCGATCTGGGTCCTGGTGCTCGCTCGCGTGATCCAGGGGGTGACCGCCGGTGACCTGCCGGCGCTCTTCGCCTACCTCGCAGACATCACCCCGCCCGAGAAGCGCGCGCAGCGATTCGGCCTGCTCGGCGCTCTCTCGGGGATCGGAATGATGATCGGCCCCGCCATCGGCGGACTCCTCGCGGCAGTGAGCCTGCAGCTGCCGGTCTTCCTCACCGCGGCCGTCGCCCTCACGATCGCGATCCTCAGCATCTTCCTGCTGCCCGAGAGCCTGAAGCCCGAGAACCGCATCGAGCGCATCTCGATCCGTGAGATCCAGCCGTTCGGTGTCTTCACCGAGGCGTTCGGCCGCAAGGAGCTGCGGGGTCTGATGATCGGATTCGGCCTGCTCGCGCTGCCGTTCGGCTTCTTCGTCAACAACTTCAGTGTGCTGGCGCTCGACTCGATCAGCTGGGGGCCGACCCAGATCGGTCTCCTCACCGCGGGCGTCGGCATCATCGACATCCTCATCCAGGGCGTGCTGCTCGGCATCCTGCTGCCTCGCATAGGCGAGCGCGGTGTGATCATCAGCGGCATCGTCGCGCAGACGATCGGACTCGTCGGCCTTGCGGTCGTCGCCTCGGTCTTCGCGCAGCCGTGGGTGTTCATCGTCGGTGCGTTGATGCTCGCCGCAGGGCAGGGAGCCGCCACAGCAGCGCTGGACGGTGCCATGTCGAACGCGGTCGGCGACGACGAGCAGGGCTGGCTCGGAGGGGCGACCCAATCGCTCAACGCCGCGATGAACACCGCGGCGCCGCTGATCGCGGGCGCGCTCTACGTCACCGTCAGCCACGCGGCGCCGTACTGGTTGGGAGCCGCGCTCATGGTCGTCGCTGCGATCGTGGTCGGCCGGGCGCACATCGCGAACATCGCGAAGAGGGATGCCGGAGAGCAGCCGTCAGCGGGCACCGCGAACCGCGTCCCGCTCGAGGCTGTGGACACCGTCGGCTGA
- a CDS encoding TetR/AcrR family transcriptional regulator: MSTPAPTLGRRERNKQQKLERITAAATELFAQHGIDDVTTQQIAEKADVGTGTLFLYAKTKGELLLLVQNAHYAVALEAGRAAAEATPDTLDAAMALLRPIIECNRAQIENGRTYLREMVFGNPTDSHHAEALRIVGDTENALADILRRDPTIDDNRAAALARIVSAVMFVTMAASVNAEASIDEIAQDVRAQVDALLRP; the protein is encoded by the coding sequence ATGTCGACCCCAGCACCGACCCTCGGGCGCCGCGAGCGCAACAAGCAGCAGAAGCTCGAGCGCATCACCGCGGCCGCGACTGAGCTGTTCGCGCAGCACGGCATCGACGACGTCACCACCCAGCAGATCGCCGAGAAGGCAGATGTCGGCACGGGCACGCTGTTCCTGTACGCCAAGACGAAGGGCGAGCTGCTGCTGCTCGTGCAGAACGCGCACTACGCTGTCGCGCTCGAGGCCGGACGTGCGGCCGCCGAGGCGACACCGGACACGCTCGACGCCGCGATGGCTCTCCTCCGCCCGATCATCGAGTGCAATCGCGCCCAGATCGAGAACGGCCGCACCTATCTCCGCGAGATGGTGTTCGGCAATCCGACCGACTCGCACCATGCCGAGGCTCTGCGCATCGTGGGCGACACCGAGAACGCGCTGGCGGACATCCTGCGGCGCGATCCGACCATCGACGACAATCGGGCTGCCGCACTCGCCCGGATCGTGTCAGCGGTGATGTTCGTCACGATGGCGGCGAGCGTCAATGCCGAGGCGAGCATCGATGAGATCGCCCAGGACGTGAGGGCGCAGGTCGACGCACTGCTCCGCCCCTGA
- a CDS encoding N-acetylneuraminate synthase family protein yields the protein MTVSIGSRVIGGGHPAYVIAEIGLNHNGDVDIAKRLIDVAAKAGADAVKFQKRTPEISTPEHMRDVPRETPWGTMSYLDYRRRVEFGRDEYIAIGDHATMLGLDWFASPWDVPSVEFLEDLNVVAHKVASASLTDTELLLALRETGKPVILSTGMSTIEQIDRALSTLGTDRVVLMHATSTYPLEPEEANLRAIATLRDRYPGVPVGYSGHERGLQISLAAVAIGAVAVERHITLDRTMWGSDHAASLEPTGLEHLVRDIRVIEMALGDGVKRVFESERAPMAKLRRISA from the coding sequence ATGACTGTCAGCATCGGCTCACGCGTGATCGGCGGCGGCCACCCCGCCTATGTCATCGCGGAGATCGGCCTCAACCACAACGGCGACGTCGACATCGCCAAGCGTCTGATCGACGTCGCGGCGAAGGCGGGAGCCGACGCGGTGAAGTTCCAGAAGCGCACTCCCGAGATCTCCACCCCCGAGCACATGCGCGATGTCCCGCGCGAGACGCCGTGGGGCACCATGAGCTACCTCGACTACCGTCGCCGCGTCGAGTTCGGCCGCGACGAGTACATCGCCATCGGCGACCACGCCACGATGCTCGGACTCGACTGGTTCGCGTCCCCCTGGGACGTGCCCAGCGTCGAGTTCCTCGAAGACCTCAACGTCGTGGCTCACAAGGTCGCCTCGGCCAGCCTCACCGACACCGAGCTGCTCCTCGCGCTGCGCGAGACCGGCAAGCCGGTCATCCTCTCGACCGGCATGTCGACGATCGAGCAGATCGACCGCGCTCTGTCCACGCTCGGCACCGACCGCGTCGTGCTCATGCACGCCACGTCGACCTATCCGCTCGAGCCCGAGGAGGCCAACCTCCGCGCGATCGCCACGCTGCGCGACCGCTACCCCGGAGTGCCGGTCGGCTACTCCGGCCACGAGCGCGGTCTGCAGATCTCTCTCGCCGCCGTCGCGATCGGCGCGGTCGCCGTCGAACGCCACATCACGCTCGACCGCACGATGTGGGGCTCCGACCATGCGGCATCCCTCGAGCCCACCGGCCTCGAGCACCTCGTGCGTGACATCCGTGTGATCGAGATGGCTCTGGGCGACGGAGTCAAGCGCGTGTTCGAGAGCGAGCGCGCGCCCATGGCGAAGCTGCGGCGCATCTCCGCATGA
- a CDS encoding TetR/AcrR family transcriptional regulator, with protein MTNTEPLGRRERKKAATRKNISDVATMMFLERGFDNVSIREVADAADVSPTTVFAHFPQKEALVFDEDDEQRDRLVGAVRDRPDGTTINQAIRDFYTAEVGANIDEHGNDVTRIFLAFLNETPALRDYAAKMWLRHEDALSDAIADELGVPEPTPEIRVYSRFVLQMQLLVNENDDQLGILDAGFTVLENGWAPVEAALTESPD; from the coding sequence ATGACGAATACCGAGCCACTCGGACGCCGGGAACGCAAGAAGGCGGCGACCCGCAAGAACATCTCCGATGTCGCGACGATGATGTTCCTCGAGCGGGGCTTCGACAACGTCAGCATCCGCGAGGTCGCCGACGCCGCCGACGTCTCGCCCACGACGGTGTTCGCGCACTTTCCTCAGAAGGAGGCGCTGGTCTTCGACGAGGACGACGAGCAGCGCGACCGGCTCGTCGGCGCCGTCCGAGACCGACCGGACGGCACCACGATCAATCAGGCGATCCGCGACTTCTACACCGCAGAGGTCGGCGCCAACATCGATGAGCACGGCAACGACGTGACGCGGATCTTCCTCGCCTTTCTCAACGAGACGCCCGCACTGCGCGACTATGCCGCCAAGATGTGGCTCCGCCACGAGGATGCCCTGTCGGATGCGATCGCCGACGAGCTCGGAGTCCCCGAGCCGACCCCGGAGATCCGCGTCTACTCGCGTTTCGTGCTGCAGATGCAGCTGCTCGTGAACGAGAACGACGACCAGCTCGGCATCCTCGACGCCGGTTTCACCGTTCTCGAGAACGGGTGGGCTCCGGTCGAGGCGGCGCTCACGGAGTCGCCGGACTGA
- a CDS encoding DUF6716 putative glycosyltransferase has product MSEPGTSRSGALRVVAIADADSFVKWSASLLGSVPGIRPHLLLVQTPLTASVDQQRTALAGTGMLSDDVTRIGFAQAAAWLEGQRPDVVLLAGRGPFVRLMGRLVDTLSHRPVVVAGLPGMAIPAQRGALEYRRHADLLVVHSHREERAFAELGHRIGVQVPTALATLPFARSRSRMLAADRARALGADAGHPAGTLIADRPPTPSAVRMPATDIVFAAQALVPVGRDERAEIAATLVRAAEADPNRRVVVKLRSRPGESETHLERDPYLELLPARRPDNLVVSYSSMAAALSTAAGLVTVSSTAAVEAVALGVPVIALDSFGVSKSLLNTVFVGSGLLGGRNEVVAGRFRHPHPAWLRDNYFHPAAESTWWNHVEQLVALRRAGALPAKRVPAARGGALHEAWHRASVLGSKDRTLGGAAALAVGVPATALLAALRRGRASGDGGTWADATTDITLEPNPFHDSIRR; this is encoded by the coding sequence ATGAGCGAACCGGGCACGAGCAGGTCGGGCGCGCTGCGGGTCGTCGCGATCGCCGACGCCGACTCGTTCGTGAAGTGGTCGGCGTCGCTGCTCGGCAGTGTGCCCGGCATCCGTCCGCATCTGCTGCTGGTGCAGACGCCGCTGACCGCGAGCGTCGATCAGCAGCGCACGGCGCTGGCCGGCACCGGGATGCTGTCAGACGACGTCACCCGCATCGGCTTCGCGCAGGCTGCCGCGTGGCTCGAGGGACAGCGTCCCGACGTCGTCCTGCTCGCCGGGCGCGGGCCGTTCGTGCGCCTGATGGGGCGCCTGGTCGACACGCTCTCGCACCGCCCGGTGGTCGTAGCGGGTCTGCCGGGAATGGCGATCCCCGCCCAGCGGGGCGCCCTCGAGTACCGCCGCCATGCCGACCTGCTCGTGGTGCACTCCCACCGTGAGGAACGCGCGTTCGCCGAGCTGGGCCACCGGATCGGCGTGCAGGTGCCGACGGCGCTGGCCACATTGCCGTTCGCGCGATCGCGATCGCGTATGCTCGCCGCTGACCGGGCCCGGGCGCTCGGCGCAGACGCAGGCCACCCGGCAGGAACCCTCATCGCCGATCGTCCTCCGACTCCGAGCGCCGTGCGGATGCCGGCGACCGACATCGTGTTCGCGGCGCAGGCCCTGGTGCCGGTCGGACGGGACGAACGCGCCGAGATCGCCGCCACCCTCGTCAGGGCGGCCGAGGCCGACCCGAATCGTCGAGTCGTCGTCAAGCTGCGCTCGCGCCCAGGGGAGTCCGAGACCCACCTCGAGCGCGATCCGTATCTCGAGCTGCTGCCTGCCCGGCGTCCCGACAACCTCGTGGTCTCCTACTCCTCGATGGCTGCCGCGCTCTCGACGGCGGCCGGACTCGTGACAGTCAGCTCGACCGCGGCCGTCGAAGCCGTGGCGCTCGGTGTGCCTGTGATCGCGCTCGATTCGTTCGGCGTCAGCAAGAGCCTGCTCAACACCGTCTTCGTCGGCAGTGGGCTGCTCGGCGGGCGCAACGAGGTCGTGGCCGGTCGATTCCGGCATCCGCACCCCGCCTGGCTGCGAGACAACTACTTCCACCCGGCGGCCGAGTCGACCTGGTGGAACCACGTCGAGCAGCTGGTCGCTCTGCGCCGGGCCGGTGCTCTGCCGGCGAAGCGCGTGCCGGCAGCCCGAGGCGGCGCGCTTCACGAGGCGTGGCACCGCGCGAGCGTGCTCGGCTCGAAGGACCGCACCCTCGGCGGCGCTGCTGCTCTCGCCGTGGGGGTGCCTGCGACGGCGCTCCTCGCTGCTCTGCGCCGCGGCCGCGCGTCCGGCGACGGCGGCACCTGGGCCGACGCGACGACCGACATCACCCTCGAGCCGAACCCGTTCCACGACTCGATCCGGCGCTGA
- a CDS encoding low temperature requirement protein A: MAFGMARDVLRPTDSPRADRVTYVELFFDLVFVLALTQLSAYLYENQTPLGALEGVIMVCALWWAWVSTTWVTNWLDPVTLPVRGAVIALALVALVMSVSIAEAFGDRAWAFAIAYVVLQVGRTVFIVWATARHDRRVARDFSLLLCWAVAGGVLWIVGALLPLGWQLPLWAAALALELLGTVLGFPVPGRGKVQLKTWDLSGPHIAERTSLFVLIALGEGLLVTGFAFVDKESSVASIAALVTAFVAAAATWWIYFDHGERIGAEAIEASGEPARLARTVYTWVHLLIIAGIVLMSVGDKEMLALPDQRGLAAAVVVVGAPFLFLTGTVLFRRVLEGRWARAQLVGLVALALLAVVRLAGFTVDALTLSITTATVLVGVAAGETLERLRRGRRAGG, translated from the coding sequence ATGGCATTCGGGATGGCCCGCGACGTGTTGCGCCCCACAGACTCTCCGCGCGCGGATCGAGTGACCTATGTCGAGCTGTTCTTCGACCTCGTGTTCGTCCTCGCGCTGACCCAGCTGTCTGCCTACCTCTACGAGAATCAGACGCCTTTGGGCGCTCTGGAGGGCGTCATCATGGTGTGCGCCCTGTGGTGGGCGTGGGTGTCGACCACCTGGGTCACCAATTGGCTCGACCCCGTCACGCTCCCCGTGCGCGGGGCGGTGATCGCACTGGCCCTCGTGGCGCTCGTGATGAGCGTCTCGATCGCTGAGGCGTTCGGCGATCGCGCATGGGCGTTCGCCATCGCCTACGTCGTCCTCCAGGTGGGACGCACGGTCTTCATCGTGTGGGCGACAGCCCGTCACGACCGGCGGGTGGCCCGCGATTTCTCCCTCCTCCTCTGCTGGGCGGTCGCCGGCGGCGTGTTGTGGATCGTCGGCGCGCTGCTGCCCCTCGGGTGGCAGCTGCCGTTGTGGGCCGCCGCGCTGGCTCTCGAACTGCTGGGCACCGTGCTCGGTTTTCCGGTGCCCGGACGGGGGAAGGTGCAGCTGAAGACCTGGGATCTCTCCGGTCCGCACATCGCCGAGCGCACGTCCCTCTTCGTGCTCATCGCACTCGGTGAAGGCCTGCTGGTCACCGGCTTCGCGTTCGTCGACAAGGAATCGTCCGTCGCATCCATCGCTGCCTTGGTGACGGCGTTCGTCGCCGCCGCGGCGACCTGGTGGATCTACTTCGATCACGGCGAACGCATCGGCGCCGAGGCGATCGAGGCGTCAGGCGAACCGGCCCGGCTCGCTCGCACCGTCTACACATGGGTGCATCTTCTGATCATCGCCGGCATCGTGCTGATGAGCGTGGGCGACAAGGAGATGCTCGCGCTTCCCGACCAGCGCGGCCTCGCCGCGGCCGTCGTGGTCGTCGGCGCGCCGTTCCTCTTCCTCACCGGCACCGTGCTGTTCCGCCGCGTGCTCGAAGGGCGCTGGGCGCGAGCGCAACTCGTCGGTCTGGTGGCTCTCGCTCTGCTCGCCGTTGTGCGGCTCGCGGGCTTCACCGTCGACGCGCTCACGCTGTCGATCACGACGGCGACGGTTCTCGTCGGTGTCGCAGCGGGCGAGACCCTCGAGCGTCTGCGTCGCGGTCGCCGCGCAGGGGGCTGA
- a CDS encoding NADP-dependent oxidoreductase has translation MRAVVLTKYKQPLELIEVEEPQVGERDVLVAVEAVGLNQLDEKIRAGEFAQILPYSLPVVMGNDVAGTVIRVGRLVESFRPGDRVFARPDQNRMGAFAERIAVAEADLALIPDGISMAEAASLPLVALTAWQALVERGHVGPGQRVLIHAGSGGVGSIAIQLAKHLGAIVATTASAANADFVRELGADVVIDYRAEDFEKILSEYDFVLDSLGGENLEKSLRVLKPGGLAVGISGPPDPAFAKRMGLGVMVRLAIAVLSRRIRRQAKRLGVTYEFLFMRADGEQLSRIAALVDGGALRPVVAKTYPFGQIPAALADLASGGSRGKIVATLER, from the coding sequence ATGCGCGCAGTCGTGCTCACCAAGTACAAGCAGCCGCTGGAACTCATCGAGGTCGAAGAGCCGCAGGTGGGGGAGCGAGACGTCCTGGTCGCGGTCGAGGCCGTCGGCCTCAACCAGCTGGACGAGAAGATCCGGGCAGGCGAGTTCGCGCAGATCCTGCCGTACTCTCTGCCCGTCGTGATGGGCAACGACGTGGCGGGCACGGTCATCCGGGTCGGCCGCCTGGTCGAGTCCTTCCGTCCCGGTGACCGGGTGTTCGCCCGGCCGGATCAGAATCGGATGGGGGCGTTCGCGGAACGGATCGCGGTGGCGGAAGCGGATCTGGCACTGATTCCGGACGGCATCTCGATGGCTGAGGCGGCGTCGCTGCCCCTGGTGGCTCTCACGGCGTGGCAGGCGCTGGTGGAGAGAGGCCACGTCGGACCGGGGCAGAGGGTGCTGATCCACGCGGGGTCCGGCGGCGTGGGCTCGATCGCGATCCAGCTCGCGAAGCATCTCGGCGCGATCGTCGCCACCACCGCGAGCGCGGCGAACGCCGACTTCGTCCGCGAGCTGGGCGCCGACGTCGTGATCGACTACCGCGCGGAGGATTTCGAGAAGATCCTCTCGGAGTACGACTTCGTGCTCGACAGCCTCGGCGGCGAGAATCTCGAGAAGTCGCTGCGGGTCCTGAAGCCTGGCGGCCTCGCCGTCGGGATCTCGGGGCCGCCTGACCCGGCGTTCGCGAAGCGGATGGGGCTGGGCGTGATGGTGCGCCTCGCGATCGCCGTGTTGAGCCGACGGATCCGACGTCAGGCGAAGCGGCTCGGAGTCACTTACGAGTTCCTCTTCATGCGCGCGGATGGCGAGCAGCTGAGTCGCATCGCGGCCCTCGTCGACGGAGGTGCGCTCAGGCCCGTCGTCGCGAAGACCTATCCGTTCGGGCAGATACCCGCCGCGCTCGCGGATCTCGCGTCCGGGGGCAGCCGGGGAAAGATCGTCGCCACCCTCGAGCGCTGA
- a CDS encoding SDR family oxidoreductase encodes MPSLDGAVVLITGANGGIGTRFVEEALARGAAKVYATARTPREWADERVVPLRLDVTDAESIRAVVEAAPDVTVLINNAGASVPTAGILTHTDDEIRHNVETNFLGPLFLTRAYAPLQSGRDGATVIDIHSALAWFAVGGIYSATKAALWSATNSLRLELAPSGVHVVGVHVGYVDTAMAEHVSDPKTDPAELVRAILDATERGEYEVLADEISVQLKAGLSAPLEAVYPQLQPAAG; translated from the coding sequence ATGCCTTCACTCGACGGCGCAGTCGTCCTCATCACCGGAGCGAACGGGGGCATCGGCACCCGTTTCGTCGAGGAGGCGCTCGCGCGCGGAGCGGCCAAGGTGTACGCCACGGCGCGGACGCCGCGCGAGTGGGCCGACGAGCGGGTGGTGCCCCTGCGACTCGACGTCACGGATGCGGAGTCGATCCGCGCCGTCGTCGAGGCGGCACCTGATGTGACGGTGCTCATCAACAACGCCGGCGCCTCTGTGCCGACCGCGGGGATCCTCACGCATACGGACGATGAGATCCGCCACAACGTCGAGACGAACTTCCTCGGACCGCTCTTCCTGACCAGGGCCTACGCCCCGCTGCAGTCGGGTCGCGACGGAGCGACGGTCATCGACATCCACTCCGCTCTCGCCTGGTTCGCCGTCGGCGGCATCTACAGCGCCACGAAGGCGGCGCTGTGGTCGGCCACCAACTCGCTCCGTCTCGAGCTGGCTCCGTCGGGCGTGCACGTCGTCGGCGTGCACGTCGGCTACGTCGACACGGCGATGGCAGAGCACGTGTCGGACCCCAAGACCGACCCCGCCGAGCTGGTGCGTGCGATCCTCGACGCGACCGAGCGCGGGGAGTACGAGGTGCTCGCCGACGAGATCTCCGTGCAGCTCAAGGCCGGGCTCAGCGCGCCGCTCGAGGCGGTCTACCCGCAGCTCCAGCCCGCGGCCGGCTGA